GCCAATGGAGGTTGTGTCAGCCGCCACGCCAAATGGGCTGCGACCGCAGTGATGTCATCCAGCACCGTGATCCTGCTGCTCAGCCACACAGCGCGCTGGGCTGTGGCCACAGCCATCACATGCATGGTGATCGTACTCGTTTGGCTGTGGAGAAGGCCTGAGCCCTGAGCCTTGTTTTTCACGAGATGCCCGATCTATTGAGATCGGCATATTTTTGTGTATATAATCTAAGTCTTGTTCCTCGATAGCTCAGTCGGTAGAGCGCCGGACTGTTAATCCGTAGGTCCCTGGTTCGAGCCCAGGTCGAGGAGCCAAGAATTCAAATGCCTTACACATCTAAGTAAAGCAATACATACCGATTATTCCTCGATAGCTCAGTCGGTAGAGCGCCGGACTGTTAATCCGTAGGTCCCTGGTTCGAGCCCAGGTCGAGGAGCCACTATAAAACCCTGCACCCCATGGTGCAGGGTTTTTTTTTGCCCCATCGCTGCTGCACGCGTTCCATTATTCTTCGATCATCTGGCAATACTTCCCGCCCCCCCCCCCCCGCACAAACTCCCTTCGCCCGATGGAATCACACCTACCCTGGCTCGAACCCAATGATCCCATGCCCACTCCGGATTGCGCATGGGGAATGGGCACCCCTGCCCCTGGACTGCTCGCTGCAGGCGGCGCACTAAACCCAGCCACTCTTCGCAATGCCTATGCGCAAGGCACCTTCCCATGGTTCAGCGAAGGGCAACCGATTCTCTGGTGGGCCCCCGACCCACGCATGGTCCTAAATACAAAGGACTTCAAACTGCACCCCTCTCTGCGCAAGACATTGCGCAAATTTCGGGATGACTCCCACTGCTCCATTCAAATCGATAGCACCTTCTCCTCAGTCATCCATGCCTGCGCCACCCGCGAACGCATCGGCCAAAACGGCACGTGGATCTTGCCATCCATGGTGCAAGCGTACGAACAACTCCACAACGAAGGCATTGCCCACAGCGTGGAAACCTGGATCGACGGAAAACTGGTAGGTGGTCTTTATTGCATCGCCCTAGGCAAGGCTGTGTTTGGAGAGTCAATGTTTGCCTATGCCACTGATGCCTCCAAAATTGCGCTGGCAGCACTGGTCTGCCTTGCGCGCGAGCACGATATTCCGTGGATTGACTGCCAGCAAAACACCCCCCATCTGGCATCGCTTGGCGCCAAGGAGATGCCCAGAGATCTGTTCCTGGCGGGCATTCAAAAGCTGCACCGACAGCCAGAGATCCCATGGGAGTTCAAGTCCGTATACTGGTCGCAGTTGTTGCCCAACTGACCATCCCGGCATGACGCACCTGAACGAACTCCCACTGCAAGCCCTGCAGTACTACGCGACAGCGCCCTACCCTTGCAGCTATCTCCCAGATCGACTGGCACGCTCTCAGGTCGCAACCCCCAGCCACCTGATTCAGAACACGCTGTACTCCGACTTGGTAGCCAAAGGGTTTCGGCGCAGCGGCATGTTCACCTATCGACCGTATTGCGATGGCTGCCATGCATGCAAGCCCCTGCGGGTTTTGACAGCAGAGTTCAAGCCCGACAGAAGCCAAAAACGTGCTCACGCTCGCCACATCGCGCTTCAGGCACAAGTGCTTCGGCTTTGCTTTGTGCCAGAGCACTACCAGCTGTACCAACGCTACCAAAAAGGGAGACATGCGGGTGGCGGCATGGACCAGGACAATATTGACCAATACACCCAATTCCTGCTGCAAAGCAGGGTGAACTCCCGCCTCGTAGAGTTCAGAGAACCCATGCCAGATGGCAACCCAGGGCCCCTCAAAATGGTGTCCATACTGGACGTGCTAGACGACGGCATCTCTGCCGTTTACACGTTTTATGAACCAGAGCCCAACTGCAGCTACGGCACCTACAACGTCTTGTGGCAAATAGAACAGGCCCGAGCACTCCACTTGCCCTACGTGTATCTCGGGTATTGGATCGAGCAAAGCCAAAAAATGAACTATAAGGCTCGCTTCATGCCCCACGAAACCCTGGAAAACCAAGGCTGGCAACGCAAAAGCAGTCTCTGAAGCGTATTGGTGGCCTCGCAAGAGGACGCGCTGAAGCGCAATCGGCAGGAATGGATGGGATGCACCTTTGACGCGCTTGCCCATTCAAACCCCAGGAGCTCTCAGACTTGAGGCCCATGCGCCATTTCAGCACAAGCTATTCGCCGTGTATTCACCGCGCATCGCACTTTGCCCCCATACCGCAGAGACTGCAACGTGACCCTAGAGAAATTGCCAACAGACGCCCAGCCAAACAGGGCATTCGCTTCGCATTTCACAAGGTAAGATGCCACGGCATATGCTGCATTACCGCCCATGAAAAAATCAGACCCCGACGTCCCAGCAAAGCCCAGCGTTCAGGTTCTCGAACGCATGTTCACGTTGATTGATGTCTTGGCCTCGCGAGAGGACGCGATCTCTCTTAAAGAGATTAGCGAGAAAACAGGGTTGCACCCATCCACCACCCATCGCATCCTGAATGACCTGACCATCGGCAGGTTTGTGGACAGGCCTGAGTCTGGCAGCTACCGGTTGGGCATGCGCCTGCTGGAGCTCGGTAACCTGGTCAAAGCACGGTTGAGCGTGCGCGATGCGGCGTTGGCCCCTATGCGCAACCTCCACAAACTGATCCAGCAACCCGTGAACCTAAGCATGCGGCAGGGCGACGAGATTGTTTATATCGAGCGCGCCTACAGCGAGCGCTCAGGCATGCAGGTGGTCCGGGCCATTGGCGGCAGAGCCCCTCTGCATCTGACATCTACCGGAAAACTGTTCCTTGCGCTGGACGACCCACAGCGTGTACGAGCCTACGCCACCCGCACGGGCCTGGCAGGCCATACCCGCAACAGCATTACCCAATTACCCATCCTCGAGAGAGAGCTGGCGAAGGCGCGCCAGTATGGGATTGCCCGGGACAATGAGGAACTGGAGCTGGGGGTGAGGTGCATGGCCGCTGGGGTCTACGATGACCAAGGCAAGCTGGTGGCAGGCCTCTCGATCTCCGCCCCCGCAGACCGACTGGATGAGGGCTGGCTAGCCAAACTTCAATCGACGGCCCAAGAAATATCGTTGGCTCTGGGCTACTCGGCAGAGCGCAGCCAATCACTGGCAACACCACAACAGACCACCGTCCGCACCAAAGGCTGAGCGCGCGACCCACATCCATGGGCCTTGATGCGCAGTGGCAAGGGATGCAAAGCAAAGATATGGTCGATACAAATAAATTGAGCCTGTCGCTCACCACGAACAGGCTCAACCCAACAGTGACCGGGAGCGAGGGAACGCCCCCCTCTAACCGCTCATCCGTGCCCACCCTTCGCCACCACTTTAGAACCGCTGCCACCAAACGATGAGGCGGACTCTACCCAGTGCCTCACACGCTCAGCGTCACCCAGGCGGCTGAACTTGCCTGCGGAATCCAGAAACACCATGATCAACTTGCGACCTGCAATTTCGGCCTGCATGACCAGGCAACGCCCAGCTTCAGAGATATAACCCGTTTTCTGCAGCCCAATATCCCACGTGGGATTTTTCACCAGGCCATTGGTGTTGTTGTACTGAAGCGTCTTGCGCCCCACCGCCACTTCGTAGCTGGGTGATGTGGAAAGCTCGCGCAGCATAGGGTCGCCATGGGCCACGTTGACCAAGGTGGCCAAATCACGGGCACTGGATTGGTTTTGGCTCGAGAGCCCCGTAGGCTCAACGTAACGCGTATCGGCCATGCCAATAGCGCGTGCCTTGGCATTCATCAGGCCCACAAAGGTACCCAGCCCGCCAGGATAGGTACGCCCTAGGGCATGTGCCGCGCGGTTCTCGCTAGACATCAAGGCCAGATGCATCATCTCGCCACGGGTCAGCGTGGTGCCAACGCTCAGACGGGAGCGACTGCCCTTTTCAGTATCCACATCATCTTGCGTGATGGTGATGGGCTCGTCCATGGGCAGGTGCGCTTGGCTGATGATCAAACCCGTCATCAGCTTGGTCAGCGAGGCAATGGGCAACACTGCATGGTCATTTTTGCTGAGCAGAACCTCATGGGTGTCCTGATCAATCACCAGAGCCACGCTGGACTTGAGGTCCAGAGGATCGGAGACCTCATGCAGTCCGGCCATTTGGCCAAACGACAACTTGGCAGGCACGATAGCGGCGCGCGATGCTGCCTGCACCTTAGAAGAACGTTCTGCAGCTTGCGCAGCAACGCGGGTTCGTCCCTTGGCGGGACGGTCGGCGTTGCGCAAAACGGCCGCAACACGGCGGGTATCTGCCGTCTTTTTGGTAGCAGCCGTCGCCGAAGGGGCCGCTTTTTTGACGGTCACACGCTTGCGCTCAGCGGCATCGGCTGCCGGAGCCACCAACGCAGAACTGATGACAACAAGGCTGATTACAGAGAGAGCCCGGCTCACTGCGGCGCGAAGGCGATGGTGCATCCAAGTGCTCCAAACGTTAGTAAATGTGTTGCAGTGTACAGAATCAAAAAAAGTCGCGCAAGATCAATACCTTGCACGACTTTTAATGAAATTGGTTGAATTATAAATTGCTTACTCAACCCTGCGCTGCCACCCTGTCCGCTTTACTTTGTAACTTGTTCAGAGCGCTCAGGTACGCCTTGGCGGAAGCAACCACGATGTCTGGGTCCGCCCCCACCCCATTCACAACCCGGCCGCTGTTCTGCAATCGCACCGTCACTTCGCCTTGGCTCTCTGTAGATCCACTGATAGCGTTGACCGAGTACAGCACCATCTCTGCGCCACTCTTGACGTGGGACTCAATGGCTTTCAACGAGGCGTCTACAGGGCCATTGCCGACCGACTCGCCATGCACTTCGGCACCGTCGACAGTGAAAACAACACGCGCTCTGGGCTGTTCACCTGTCTCGCTTTGCTGGAACAGTGACACAAACCCGTACTGCTCGCGCTCGCTGGTCACGCTTTCATCGCTCACAAGGGCCAGAATATCCTCGTCAAAAATCTCGCTCTTGCGATCGGCAAGCTCCTTGAAGCGAGTGAAAGCCGCGTTGATTTCTGTCTCACTGTCCAGACTCACTCCCAGCTCTTGAAGCCGCTGCTTGAATGCATTGCGGCCGCTGAGCTTGCCCAACACAATCTTGTTGGCACTCCAGCCCACATCTTCAGCACGCATGATTTCGTAGGTGTCACGGGCCTTGAGCACGCCATCCTGGTGAATGCCCGATGCGTGTGCAAAGGCATTCGCGCCCACCACAGCCTTGTTGGGCTGCACCACAAAACCCGTGGTTTGGCTCACCATGCGGCTGGCCGCCACAATGTGCTGGGTGTCAATGCCAAGATCCAGGTTGAAATAGTCACGGCGCGTCTTGATCGCCATGACCACTTCTTCCAGCGAGCAGTTGCCTGCACGCTCACCCAGGCCATTGATCGTGCACTCCACTTGGCGCGCACCGCCAATCTTCACTCCGGCAAGCGAGTTGGCCACTGCCATGCCCAAGTCGTTGTGGCAATGCACTGACCAGACGGCTTTGTCGCTGTTCGGGATGCGCTCACGCAACGTCTTGATGAAGTTACCGTACAACTCTGGGATCGCATAACCCACGGTGTCCGGGACATTGATGGTGGTGGCGCCCTCGGCAATCACAGCCTCCAGCACACGGCACAAAAAGTCGGGTTTGCTGCGATAGCCATCTTCGGGGCTGAATTCAATGTCGGCCACCAGGTTGCGTGCGAATCGCACAGACTGCTTGGCCTGCTCCAGCACTTGCTCGGGTGTCATGCGCAGCTTCTTCTCCATGTGCAGCGGAGACGTTGCGATGAAGGTATGGATGCGAGCGGAGTTGGCCCCTTTGAGCGCCTCTGCAGCGCGCGCGATGTCACGGTCGTTGGCGCGCGACAACGAGCAAATCGTGGAGTCCTTGATGGCATTGGCAATCGCCTGCACCGCCTCAAAGTCGCCGTTGGAGCTGGCAGCAAATCCGGCTTCGATCACATCCACCTTCAGGCGCTCAAGCTGACGCGCAATGCGCAGCTTCTCGTCCTTGGTCATGGACGCGCCGGGGGATTGCTCGCCATCGCGCAAGGTGGTGTCAAAAATGATGAGTTTGTCTGCCATGTCGTTTCTCCTGGTACTGGTGGGGTTAGCCCGCAACGCTCAAAAACTGCCGCCCAATGAAAAAGGCCCGCTGCGGGTGCATACGGGCCTTTGTAGAAAAGTGTGCGCGTGCGCCTACTGTCTCCGCCCGTGGGGAGGTAGCAGTAGAGCCAGAGCGAACATATTCATGCGTTGCAATGTAGCACAAGTCCACAACCACGGGCACTTTCACTTGTGAAGTCCACGCTCGTCCGGCTCATCGGTGGAGGTGCTGATCACACTGCTGTGCTGCCCTTTGGCTTTGCGCCATCCGTAGACGCCATAGCCACTTACGCCGTACAACACAAACACGCCAAACAGCACAATTGGTGGGTGGATGTTGATGATGGCAATACCCAGCGCAATCAACACGATGGCGGCAAAGGGCACGCTCTTTTTCATCTGGATATCTTTGAAGCTGTAAAACGGCACATTGGTCACCATGGTGAGGCCCGAGTACAGCGTGAAGGCAAACATCACCCAGGTGATCTGCGACCAGCTGAGCCATGCATCTTCTCCTGGATGCACGCCCAACTCGGTCATCAGCCAGATAAAGCCAGCCACCAAGGCCGCCGCAGCGGGTGAAGGCAGCCCCTGAAAATAGCGTTTGTCCACCACGCCGGTGTTCACATTGAAGCGCGCCAAGCGCAGCGCGGCGCAGGCACAGTACACAAACGCTGCAATCCAACCCCAACGTCCCAGGCCTTGCAGCGACCACTCATAGGCAATCAAAGCCGGTGCGGCACCAAACGACACCATGTCAGACAACGAGTCCATCTGCTCGCCAAACGCGCTCTGGGTGTTGGTCATCCGAGCGACCCGCCCATCCAGGCTGTCCAGCACCATCGCACAAAAAACACCCACGGCAGCCATATCGAAGCGGCCATTCATCGCCATGACAATGGAATAAAAGCCACCGAACAACGCCGCCAGCGTGAACAGATTGGGCAGGATGTAAATGCCCTTGCGACGCTTGCGAACCATGACACCGGCGTTGTCGCTGGGCTTATTGCCATCATGCATCAAACAGACCTCCAGCGCTTTATAGACAAGCGCAAACAGCTATTACATTTATAGCAAATCAATCCAAGGACGCGAAAGCGCCACACCTATCGCCAGACCACCTCCGCCAGCCAGACGAAAGAGGCAGTGTAGCCTCTGCCAACCCTGCCGACGGAGCCAATGAAAAAGGCCACCGAAGTGGCCTTTGGACGCTTCACACCGGAAGAGTCAGTTGCGGGTCTGATCGACCAGCTTGTTCTTGGCGATCCAGGGCATCATGGCGCGCAACTGGCCGCCCACCTTTTCGATGCTGTGGTCGGCCGTGTTGCGACGGCGGGCTGTCATCGACGGGTAGTTCAGGCGGCCTTCCTGGATGAACATCTTGGCGTAGTCGCCGTTCTGGATGCGCTTGAGCGCATTGCGCATAGCGGCGCGCGATTGCTCGTTGATCACCTCAGGACCGGTCACGTACTCGCCGTATTCGGCGTTGTTCGAGATCGAGTAGTTCATGTTGGCAATGCCGCCTTCGTAGATCAGGTCTACGATGAGCTTGAGCTCGTGCAGGCACTCGAAGTAGGCCATTTCAGGAGCGTAGCCAGCTTCGACCAGGGTTTCGTAACCCATCTTGATCAGCTCAACGGCACCGCCGCACAGCACGGCTTGTTCGCCGAACAGGTCGGTCTCGGTTTCTTCCTTGAAGTTGGTCTCGATGATGCCAGCCTTGCCACCGCCGTTGGCAGCGGCGTAGCTCAAGGCCAGGTCACGGGCCTTGCCGGACTTGTCTTGGTGCACAGCGACCAGGTGGGGCACGCCGCCGCCTTGGGTGTAAGTGTTGCGCACAGTGTGGCCTGGGGCCTTGGGGGCGACCATCCACACGTCCAGGTCGGCGCGGGGCACGACTTGGTTGTAGTGCACGTTGAAACCGTGGGCAAAAGCCAGCGAAGCGCCTTGCTTGATGTTGGGTTCGACGTTGTTCTTGTACACGGCTGCGATGTCTTCATCGGGCAGCAAGATCATGACCACGTCAGCCGCCTTCACCGCGTCGTTGACTTCCAGCACGTTCAGGCCAGCCTTGCCAACCTTGTCCCACGAGGCACCGCCCTTGCGCAGGCCGACCACGACCTTCACGCCGCTGTCGTTCAAGTTTTGTGCATGGGCGTGACCTTGCGAGCCGTAGCCAATGATGGCCACGGTCTTGCCCTTGATCAGGCTCAGGTCGGTGTCTTTGTCGTAGAAAACTTTCATGGGTCGCTCCGGTTGAAATACGTTGTTGGGGGTTGAAAACTAAACGGTCGATTGTCTTATATCGGATTTGAATTTAGCCGGATGGCTGAGCGAGGAGTCGCAGACAGTGCTTTGGCACGGCACGCTACCCCACGACGCAAGCCGGTCGAAGGCAAATCCGTCACACGCGCAGAATGCGCTCGCCGCGGCCAATGCCACTGGCACCAGTGCGGACAGTTTCGAGAATGGCGGTGCGGTCGATGGCCTGCAGGAACGCATCGTTCTTGGACTGATCGCCCGTCAGCTCGATGGTGTAGCTCTTCTCAGTCACATCAATGATGCGGCCACGGAAGATGTCGGCCATGCGCTTCATCTCCTCGCGCTCCTTGCCCACAGCACGCACTTTCACCATCATGAGCTCACGCTCGGTGTAGGCGCCTTCGGTGAGATCGACCACCTTGACCACTTCGATGAGACGGTTCAGGTGCTTGGTGATCTGCTCGATCACGTCGTCGGAACCCGTGGTCTGGATCGTCATGCGCGAAAGCGATGGATCCTCCGTGGGGGCCACGGTGAGGGATTCAATGTTGTAGCCACGGGCAGAGAAAAGGCCCACGACGCGCGACAGCGCACCGGGTTCGTTTTCCAGCAAAACGGCAATGATGTGTTTCATGGTGATGGATTCCTCTTTTCGCTGCCCTCCCCTGCGCACGGTAATGCGCAGGCTTGGCAGACAATAGATTCGTCAAAAAATGCTATTAATTAGATAGCTGCTAGCGCTTGTCAAATAAGCGCCGGATGCCGATATGGCTTAAAGGTCTTCCGACCCCAGCAACATTTCGGTAATGCCCTTGCCGGCTTGCACCATGGGGAACACGTTCTCCGTGGGATCGGTACGGAAGTCCAGGAACACCGTGCGATCCTTGAGCCTGCGGGCTTCGCGCAAGGCCGGCTCCACATCCTGAGGGCGCTCGATGAGCAAGCCCACGTGACCATAGGCCTCTGCCAATTTCACGAAATTGGGCAGCGCATCCATGTAGCTGTGGCTGTAGCGGCCCGAGTATTCGATCTCTTGCCACTGGCGCACCATGCCCAGGTACCGATTGTTCAACGCGCAGATCTTGATCGGCGTGTTGTACTGCAGGCAGGTAGACAGTTCCTGGATGTTCATCTGCACCGAGCCCTCACCCGTGATGCAGAACACCTCGGAATCCGGCTTGGCCAGCTTGATGCCCATGGCGTAAGGAATGCCCACGCCCATAGTGCCCAGGCCACCGGAGTTGATCCAGCGGCGTGGCTCGTCAAAACGGTAGTACTGCGCCGCCCACATCTGGTGCTGCCCCACATCGGACGTGACGTAGGCGTCCGCATCCTTGGTCATGTTCCAGAGCGTTTCCACCACGTACTGCGGCTTGATCACCTCGGGCGAGCCCATGTCGTACTTGAGGCAGTTGCGGCTGCGCCAGGCTTCGATCGTGTCCCACCATGCCGACAAGGCGCCAGCATCAGGACGCGTGCTGCTCTCGCGGATCATGGAGATCAGCTCGGTCAGCACATCCTTCACATCGCCCACGATGGGCACATCCACCTTCACGCGCTTGGAGATGCTGGATGGATCGATATCGATGTGGATGATCTTGCGGTCGTTCTGTGCAAAGTGCTTGGGGTTGCCGATCACTCGGTCATCAAAGCGAGCCCCCACAGCCAGCAGCACATCGCAGTTCTGCATGGCGTTGTTGGCTTCGATGGTGCCGTGCATGCCCAGCATGCCCAGGAATTTGCGGTCCGAAGCCGGATAGGCACCCAAGCCCATCAGCGTGTTGGTGACGGGATAACCCAGCATGTCCACCAACGTGCGCAACTCATTAGTGGCATTGCCCAAAAGCACACCACCGCCCGTGTAGATGTAGGGGCGCTTGGCCGCCAGCAGCAGTTGCAAGGCTTTGCGGATCTGACCACTGTGGCCCTTGCGCACAGGGTTGTAAGAGCGCATTTCCACGCTCTGCGGGTAGCCCGTGTAAGGCACCTTTTTGAAGGAAACGTCCTTGGGGATATCCACCACCACCGGGCCCGGACGGCCCGTGCGCGCGATGTGGAATGCCTTTTTGAGCGTCATGGCAAGATCGCGGGGATCTTTGACCAGAAAATTGTGTTTAACGATGGGGCGGGTGATGCCCACCGTATCGCACTCCTGGAAAGCATCAAGCCCGATGGCAGCCGTAGGCACCTGACCAGAGATGATGACCATGGGAATGCTGTCCATGTAGGCCGTGGCAATGCCGGTCACAGCATTCGTCAAACCAGGCCCCGAAGTGACCAGCGCCACCCCTACTTCACCAGTGGCGCGGGCGTAACCATCAGCGGCATGCACAGCGGCTTGCTCGTGGCGCACCAGAACGTGCTGAATGGTGTCTTGCTTGTAGAGGGCGTCGTAGATGTAGAGAACAGCACCGCCGGGGTAGCCCCAGATGTATTGCACATTCTCTGCTTGCAGCGATTTGACGAGAATCTCGGAACCCATCAGCTCCGGCGATCCAGCGGCGGAGGCTTGTGCGGCGGCAGCGGCCACGTTGAGTTCTGCTTTGGAAATTTCCATGATCAACCTTTGTGAATTTCTCTGACGAAAAACCTTGGGTGCTCCTTGCGTGTGCTCTTGTGAAGCCAGCTTGGAACTTGAGGCCAAGGACATGGGCGGGATGATTACCGCGCCGGACCGTGACCCGTTTGCCTTTTGAATTGCTTTTGGATTATCGCACTGCAACACACATACACACGATGCATTTCAAAAAAAACATCAAAAATGCGATAATCGAAAGCTGCGCAGCTCCATAGGCCCTCCTTTTTGGCCGAAGATCGCGCACCATTCCCGGGCCCATTTGTCTTGGCAACTGAACAAGAACTCTCCGATTTCCTCAAAAGTGTAGAAAAGCGCGCTTTCAAGCGTTCGCTTTACCACGTTCGCAATGAGGAAGCGGCCCTGGACATTGTGCAGGACAGCATGCTCAAGCTGTCGGAGCACTATGGGGATAAGCCCGTCGCAGAGCTGCCCATGCTTTTTCAGCGCATCCTGTCCAACTGCACCCTGGACTGGTTCCGGCGCCAAAAAACGCGCAATGCACTGTTTTCGAACATGAGCGACTTCGAAGGCCCTGGCGAAGATGGCATGGATTTTGATTTGCTGGAGGCATACTCAGGCCCCGACAACGGTGAGCGCGCCGCAAGTGCAGAAGACGAGACCACCAGAGCACAGACCTTTCGGGAAATTGAGGCGGAGATCCAAGAATTGCCAGCACGTCAACGGGAAGCATTCCTCATGCGTTATTGGGAAGAAATGGATGTTGCAGAGACGGCTGCTGCAATGGGCTGCTCGGAAGGCAGCGTGAAAACGCACTGCTTCAGAGCCATCCAGACCCTGAGCAAGGCACTGAAGGCCAAAGGAATCGAGTTATGAACACCGCACCAAACCACGCTACCGAAGCAGCTGCAGACCAATTTGCGCGCCGCGTTGCGGCCAGAATGGCGCAGGGCACCGATGACTTGCCTTATGACATTACCGAGCGCCTGCGCGCGGCACGCGTGCAAGCCCTGGCCAAGCGCAAGGTGGTTTCGCCTGTCCGCAAAGCGGCGCCTGCGCCGGTTGTTCTTCGATCTGGCTCTAGCGCGATTTTGGGTCGCGGCGGCGATGGAGGCTGGTGGAATGCCTTGGTGTCGGCCATTCCCCTGATGGCACTGGTGATTGGACTTTTCGCCATCAACATCGCACAAGATGAAAATGGCCTCAATGAAGTGGCCGAAGTGGATGCCGCCCTTTTGACCGATGACTTGCCGCCAGAGGCCTATACAGATCC
This Acidovorax sp. 106 DNA region includes the following protein-coding sequences:
- a CDS encoding RNA polymerase sigma factor, translated to MATEQELSDFLKSVEKRAFKRSLYHVRNEEAALDIVQDSMLKLSEHYGDKPVAELPMLFQRILSNCTLDWFRRQKTRNALFSNMSDFEGPGEDGMDFDLLEAYSGPDNGERAASAEDETTRAQTFREIEAEIQELPARQREAFLMRYWEEMDVAETAAAMGCSEGSVKTHCFRAIQTLSKALKAKGIEL
- a CDS encoding DUF3619 family protein — protein: MNTAPNHATEAAADQFARRVAARMAQGTDDLPYDITERLRAARVQALAKRKVVSPVRKAAPAPVVLRSGSSAILGRGGDGGWWNALVSAIPLMALVIGLFAINIAQDENGLNEVAEVDAALLTDDLPPEAYTDPGFMQFLKTSATARN